AAAAAAAATGAGGCTTTTGTCTTTAATGTGGGAGATACTATAAAAGTTGTTTATAAAATTATTGAAGGTAGTAATGAAAGGTTGCAGAGTTTTGAAGGGATTGTTATTTCTTTTCAAAATAAAGGAATTAGCAAAACATTTTTGATTAGAAAAATTTCTTCGGGAATCGGTGTTGAAAAAATTTTTCCAGTATATTCTCCTATTATAGAAAAAGTTGAAGTTTTAAGAAAAGGAAAGGTTAGGAGGGCGAAGCTTTATTATATGAGAAATAGAATTGGCAAAGCTGCTATGAAGATAAAGGAGCGTCTTAATATTAAAAAAGTTAAGCATTAGTATTTTAAGTATTTTGGTTTATTAGATTAAGTAAATTAGATTAAGATCAAAATTGTTTTTGAATGGTTTTTTGTTTTGCAGATTTTTATTCAAAATTTTAAAATTTTGCTATTTTAAAAAATAATTTTGGTAAAGTTGAAAGTATATTTATTATAATTAAAGCATTAATTAATTATAATTATTATTAATTTCAATGTAAGTTTAATTGGACTTTTGTCTTTTGAAAAGCCAAAGAAAGATTTAAAATTTTGATTTGTTGAAAAACTTTCAAGTTATGTAATTGAATTTGTCTCTAAGTTTTTGTTTTTTGAGAGTAAGTATTTGTTATTGTTAAGGAGAGTTGATTTTGAAATATACTCAAAGTAAGTTTAAGAGTAGCAATTTTCAGAAATTAAATAAGCGTTTTTATAGTTTTAAAAATAAAAGATTAAATTCTGAGAGTAAAGGTCAAAATGTTATTTCCCAAAACAGCTTTAATAATAGATCTATTGTTTTTAATTCAGATAAACAAAATGTTTTTAAAGGTAAGTTTAGAAGAAAAAATGCAAAATTTAAAACAAGAATAAATCTTGACGTTACTTGCGCTATTTGTGAAAAAAAAATAAGTGATCTTGTTTGTAGCATGTCTTTAAAGGTTGAAAATGAAGATAGACCCATTCATTTTGATTGTGCTATCAACAAGTTAGCTATTGAAAATAATCTTTCAAGTAATGAAAAATTAGTTTATAAAGGTGTTGGTAAATTTTTTATTGTGGATACATCTTCTAGAGGAGAATATTTATATTTCAAAATTATTAAAGAAATTGAATTTGAAAATTTAGAAGAACAACCAATATGGCGTAAAAAAATTCTTAAAGATATTAACAGAGAGTTTAGGCTTTGTTGATATGAAGGTGGCAGTTTTTCCAGGATCTTTTGATCCAATTACTTGGGGTCACATTGATTTAATTAAAAGATCATTGGCTATTTTTGACAAAGTTGTTGTTTTGGTGGCTAAAAATAAATCAAAACAGTATTTACTAAGTGATGTTGAGAGATTTAGTCTTACAAAAGATGTTATTTTGTCTTTAAATTTTTTAAATGTATTTGTAGATAAGTATAGCGGGTTTATTGTTGATTATGCATTAATTAATTCCATTAAATTTATTGTTAGAGGAATTAGGGCTTTTAATGATTTTGATATAGAATTTGAGAGATATCTTGTTAATAATAAGTTGAATTTTAAAATTGATACCATATTTTTGCCAAGTAGTGCAGAACATTTATACGTAAGGTCTGATTTTGTAAAGGAATTGATGATGAAAAAAGATGTTGATCTTTCTCATTTTGTTCCAGAATTGGTGTTCAATAGATTGAAATCTAAGTTTATTGACAAATGACTTGGTTAATATATATATTATTAAGATAATTTAATGTAGTTTAAAAGTAGTAGGAGAAAGTAATGGCTGTTCCAAAATTTAAGCCTTCAAAATCTAGGAGTAGAACAAGGCGCAGTATAAATATGAGGAAGAAAGTTCCACAATTTCAAGAATGTTCTAATTGTGGTAACCTTGGAGTGAGGCACAGAATTTGTTTAAAGTGTGGATATTATAGGAATAACCAATATCTAGAAATAGGTTTGTAGTTTTGTAGCAAGGAAGGTGTATTCATGGATAATGATGAAATTTTTAGTAAGGTTAGGTCTATTATATCTGAACAACTTGATAAAAAAGAAGATGAAATTACTATAGACTCTAGATTTGTTGAGGACCTTAGCGCAGATAGTCTTGATATTTATGAGCTTTTATATTTACTTGAAGAAGCTTTTGATGATAAGATCCCAGAGAACGAAGCCAATGAATTTGAGACGGTAGGCGATGTTGTTGATTTTATTAAAAAGAGAAAAGGTTGATGAAGAAAAATTCTTCTGATTTTTGTTTTGACAGTGAAAGAAAAGCTCAGTTGAATGAATTTTTGGAAAATTTGAGCATTGATTTTAATAATTTTGATTTATTAAATACAGCATTAAGCCATTCGTCTTATTCTAATGAGTTGGATCAAAAATCTAATAATAATGAGAGATTAGAATTTTTAGGAGATTCTGTGCTTAATTTAATTATCACAGATCATCTTTATAAAACTTATCCAAGTAAAAGCGAAGGAGAGCTCAGTAAGGCTAGATCTTATATTGTTAGTGAAGATTCCTTATCTAATATTGCTAGAGAGATTAATCTTGGATCTTATATTTTGCTTGGCAGAGGAGAGGAGAGTAATGATGGTCGCAACAAAAAAGGAATTCTTGCAGATGCTATTGAAGCTTTTGTAGGAGCTATTTATCTTGATAGTGGATTTTCAGCTGCAACAGAATTTGTGGTTGGACTTTTTGATATGTCTATAAGATTGATGTTTAATAGGGGTGATTTTAAAGACTATAAGAGTTTATTGCAAGAATATGTTCAAAAAAAATATAAAATCTCGCCAAGTTATAAGCTAGACAAGGAAGTAGGCCCAGACCACGATAAAGTTTTTTGTGTTGAGCTTTATGTTGGAGAAAAGTTTGTATCAAACGGAAAGGGAAAATCTAAAAAAGAAGCTGAAATGAGAGCGGCCGAAGTAGCTTTAAAAACTATGGAAAATATTAAGCTTTAAAGCTTCTATTTTTTTTATAAGATACTTTTTAGTATTAAGCTTTGGATTTTCAATTACGCAGTTTAGTAGTATGTTTAAAATTTTACCTATATTTTTGTTTTCTATTTGTTCTAAATTTTGAATGTCTTTTCCATTGATTTTTAAATCTTTTAAAGAGAGAGGACTTTTTAGCAATTTTTTTCTTTTTATGTTTTTTATTATAAATAAATATTTTTTCTTTTTTCCTTTGAGTGCTTTATATATGTCAATTATTTCTTTATAATGCTCTTTTGTGCTTTTGCTAAGCAAATACCTAATATCACTCAATGTTTTGACATTAAAAATATTATTATTATCGATTATGCTTCTATAAAATAGAATTAACTTAATTTCTTTATTTGAGAATTTAAGCAAAATTAATTTTTCTTTTAATTCTTTTATAGGTTTTTTAATTGTCAATATGGTGATTGCTTTTAGATAAAATTTTTCTTTGTTAAGCAAGGTAGTTTTTTTGATTAATTTTGTTTTTATTTCTAGATTGAAAAAATTTTTAAAAAAATCAACTTTTTTAAGATAATAAATTCCTTTTTGTATATTTTTGCCTTCTAGCAATTTGTGAAATTCAGTTTTTATTCTTTCTTTTGAAATCATTAAAATATTTTCTTTTTTGTATTTCATTGAAATTAAAGTATTTTTTTCAATATTAAAATTAAGTGTGGATGAGAATCTTGATGCTCTTAGTATTCTAAGGGCGTCTTCTTCAAATCTTTTATTTGGGTTTCCTATACATCTTATTATTTTTTTATTAAGATCTTTTTTTCCATCATAGCAGTCTATTATATTAAAGTTTAAAATATCCATTGCAATTGCATTTATTGTAAAATCTCTTCTTTTAAGATCTTTAATTAAATTTTTAGTATATTCTACTTGTTTAGGGGCTCTTTTTTTTTCATATTCTTTTTCTATTCTATATGTGGTGATTTCAAATATTTTTTTATTAAAAATAATACTAATTGTGCCGTGCTTTATCCCTGTTTTAATGTTGTTTGGAAACAGTGTTATTATTTCTTCAGGAGTTGCGTTTGTTGCAAAATCAAAATCATAAGGTTGTTTATTAAGAAGCAAGTCTCTTAAAGCGCCCCCAACCAAATAAAATTCGTAGTTGTTTTTTTTAAATATTTTGCCAATTTTAATTATATTTTGATTATTTTTACCTAGATTCATATAAAATTATATTATAGTGTAAATAATTTAAAATTGATTTACAATTTTAAATTATTTGAAGTATCTTGTAAGAAGTGTTTCATTTTTTGGTTTTATTGAGGTTTTATGAGTAGTAATGACAATACTGTATATAATGCTATAGGGCAGCTTTCAAAAGAGACTAAAAATAGGCTGATGAATGATATAAAAAAAAGCTTAGGGTTGAATTCCTCTGAGTTTGTTTTGCCTAATTGTAGTAATGAGCCTTATGTTGATTCTCAACTTGAAAAATTTCTTTCAGGACGTTTAATGGAAGAATCATTTCTTATTAGAGTGTGGCTAACTATTTTAAATTTTTTTCAGAAAGATAAAAGTAAAGAAGATATTTATAAAGCTTATGTTATAAAAAACTTAGAAAATCAAATCAATGAAATGTGTAAAAATCCAGTAATAGATTTTAAGAGAGAATGTTTATATGTTGGTTTTGTAGAAATGTTTTTTGGTGTTTTTCGATATTCAATGGAATTGAAAGAATTTTTTAAGAAATTAGCAAAAGGTGGCATTGTTGTTGAGCAAACTATTTTAGAAACTATTCAAAATAAAGTCCCCAATGCTAAGAAAAATTTGGAAGATTTTTTAGACGAAGGCGAATATGAGCTTTTCTTAAAAAAAGAAAAGACTCAAAACGATTTAGAAGAATCTCTTAAGGTTAAGATAAATAATTATATTAATTCTATTCCAGCCAATACTTACAGAATTGTTTCTGATATGTTTGAGTTTTATTATGTTTTTAATAGCTTAGCGTTTTTTCCCTACAGATCTTTTTTTTCATTTTTCAATGTTGATCTTTTAGATAATATCGAAAATATTAGCATTGTTGATCTTGAGGTTGGATTTGGAACCAGTTTTTCAAGTGTTAGTAAGTATTTGAATTATTTTTTTGATATTTTGTATACATTAAAAGATATTGAGATAGATGAGGACATCGTTAAAAGCATTATATCAAATTATTTTTTAATATTTGATGATATTAACAATTCAGAAACGATCTCAAGAGAAGATCATTTGTCTAGAGTAGAATATGTATTGAAAAATGTTTTATCGGTTGTATCTAAGATTGTTGGGCTGTCAAGAACTTTGCCTTATTTAGATATTTTTAGAGTATATTGCAAAAATCCGGTTGCATCTCCTAAAAAATATGTACCTTTCTTTGATGTGAAAAATTTTTATGATAACATTTTATTTTTAAATGTGATGGGTCAGGCTATTAAAAGGCGTGAAAGCTCTTTAAAAGTTCTTGTAATTAAAGAAATAAAAAATCTTGTTAGAGATCCTAGTGTAATTTTAAATTTAAGGGGTGAGATTTTTAACGAGTTAAATCTTGGTCGCTATAGTTTTAAAAAGTTATATTTTCTTAATTATTTTTTTAAAAACATATACGATGTTAGAATGATGGAAGTTGTAAGAACTATAAACAATGTCGTATTAATTAATAATCCTGATTTGAGGAATATATATGTTGACATTGAAAATAATATTACTGCTTTAAAAAAAGAAATTTATAATATTTATTTTGAGATTGATTATAAAAATGAAGAGTTTGAAAGGTATAAAAGAGAAGGCAAAATTGATGACCTTTATAAGGAAAGGGTTTTGAAGTGGTGTTTAAATGAATCTGTTTCTATTGATAAGGCTTCAAATAGGTTTGTAGATTATTTTATTGAGCTTAATAAGAGATGTTTAGCCCTTTTAGAAAATCATAATGTTTTTATTCGAAAATCTTTAACAGTTTCTTATAAATTAATGACAAGTGAAAATAAAAAAATTACACTAGCTGATGTTATTGGCAATCTTTTAGGAATCATTAGTCAAGCACTTTTTATAGTAAAAAATTTATAAATTTCATGAAAGTTTTTAAAGCAAAAAATCTAAGGCGTTTTTCAAATTTTATTAGAATCTTGGTTATTGTATTGTTTTTAAATTCTTTGTTGAGTTTATTCGTTTTTTTGGCTGGTTCTTATAATATTTTTGTTTACAATTTCCAAAAATTTTATCTTGATCTTACTATTATTTTAAGTTCTGTTTCTTTTGGACTTGAATCTACTAGGTTGATATTTTTTTATTTATTGAGAAATAAAAGAATTAATTATTATTTAATTTTAATTTTTAGTTTTATAATTTTTTTCTGTGCTCTTTTTTTAAAGATTTTTCTTTCTGGCAATAAATAGGTTTATAGAAAGATTTCATTAATTATTTATCATTGTTCTATTGACTAATGAATTTTATTTTTATAAACTAACTATTAGTTTGTTATTTGCCGACTTAGCTCAGCTGGCCAGAGCAGCGGTCTTGTAAACCGCAGGTCGTCGGTTCGACTCCGACAGTCGGCTCTTTGGGGCGGTACCGAAGTGGTTAACCGGAGCAGACTGTAAATCTGTTGGCTTTGCCTACGTGGGTTCGAATCCCACCCTCCCCAATTTAGTGGGATTAGAGGTGATTGCCTTTAATAGTTTTAGATTGCGATCTTTTAGATGTGTTTATCTTTTTATTATGGTGCTTGCATTTTTGTCTATTTAGAAAAGTTCTTATTGGTTATAAAACATTGTGTTGGTTATTCAATTAAATTTTTAATTGAATAACCAAAGAGTAATTAAGCGAATACTTTTGTTTGGCTAGGAGATTCTTGTGCTTATTAAAATTGGAAAAGTATTTATTCTTTTGTTCTTTTTAGGTTCTATTTTGTCAATTTTTATATATTTTTTAAATTTATCTTCTTTAGCAAATGGTTTAGTTTATAAATTTGATATTGAGAAAGGTTGGGGAGTTAAAAAAATAGCTAAAGAATTAAAAAAACAAAAGTTAATTAAATCCGAATTACTTCTTGTTTTTATTTCTTATATTTTTGGTAGTGACAAACAATTTAAAGAGGGTAGATATTTAATCAATGGCAATCTTTCTACATTTGAAATATATAAAGAGTTTTTAAAAGGATCTTCTAATGTGAATATTGATGTTACAATACCCGAAGGCTATACTAGTAGAAGAATTGCTTTTAAGCTTAAAGAGTTTGCTGTTATTGATGATGCTCAGGATTTTATTTCTGTGATCAACGACAGGTTGTTTATTTATGAGCTTGGGTTTAATTACGATTCTCTTGAGGGGTTTTTATTTCCAGATACTTATAAGTTTTATAAGGGGATGGAAATAAAGAATGTTGTTCGTATGTTTATTGATAATTTTTTAAATAAGCTTAAATCCATAGGGGTTGTTTTTAGTGAGTATTCAAGTGAGGAACTTTACAATAGAGTAATAATAGCATCTATTGTTGAGCGTGAGTATAGAGTTAAAGAGGAAGCTTCAATAATGTCTTCGGTTTTTTATAACAGAATAAAATCTGGTATGGCATTACAATCTTGTGCTACTATTGAATATATTATTACGGAGGAGTTAGGGCGAGGTCATCCTAAAAGAATTTATTTTTCAGATTTAGAGATAGATTCTCCTTATAATACATATATAAATAAAGGGTATCCTCCCGCTCCAATTTCAAATGCTGGGATTATTTCACTTCAAGCAGCTTTTTTCCCAAAAAATACGCAATATTTGTTTTTTGTTGTAAAAGACTCTAAGTTAGGCACACATCAATTTTCATCAAATTATTCTTCACATCTTTTGGGAGCAAAAGATTATGTTAAAAATTTTATTACTAAGGATTAAGAAGTATGGAGTATTTACAAACTGCAGCTTCAATTAAATCTAAATTTGATATTGTAACTATTGTGGAGCAGTATATTAAGCTTGTTAAATCGGGATCTACTTACAAAGGCCTTTGTCCTTTTCATGCTGAGAAAACTCCTTCTTTTTTTGTAAATCCTTTGCAAGGATATTTTTATTGTTTTGGGTGTAAAAAGGGCGGAGATGTTATTGGATTTTTAATGGATATGGAAAAGATTAATTACAATGATGCTCTTAAGATTTTATGTGAAAAATTTGGTATTTATTATAATGATTTAAAAATAAATCAAGAAAGTGAAAAAAAAAATAAAAATAAAGACATAGTTTCAGAAATTTACTCTTTGAATTCTAGATTAATTAATACTATTAAATTTTTTTTAAATAAAAACAAAAAGGCTTTGGATTACGTTTTAAACAGTAGAGCAATATCTAAAGATGTCGTTGATTTATTTGGGCTTGGTTACTTACCATCTAATGTTAAAGATGATTTAGGGCTTTATGATTTTTTAGTTTCAAAAGGATACTCTTTTGAGATACTTAAAAAAAGTGGTTTGTTTTCAAAAACAAATCTCAAAGCTTCTATTTTATCTCAAAGATTAATTTTTCCAATTAAAGATTTTAAAGGAAACGTTGTTGGTTTTGGGGGCCGAGATTTAGGTGGAAGAGGCTCTAAATATATTAATTTAAGCGAAACGGAAGTTTTTAAAAAAAAGGAGATTCTTTATGGATTTTATGAGGGGTTTGCTGAGATTAAATCTACAAAGTCGGTTATATTGGTAGAGGGATATATAGATGTTCTTGCTTTTTTTACATCCGGGATTAAGAGGGCTGTATCTACTCTTGGCACTTCTTTTTCAAAAGAACATTTAGCTTTAATTCAAAGGTATGCCGATGAAATAATATTTTCTTTTGATGGGGATGATGCTGGACTTTCTGCAACTTTAAAAGCTTACCAAATTTGTTTGCCATTTAATATCAATGTTAGTGTTGTTAAAATGGATTTTGGAAGCGATCCTTCAGATGTTCTTAAAAATAAAGGTGAAGGTTCTTTGCAACAAATTTTAAACAATAGATGTGATGTTTTTGACTATCTTTTAGATGTTTATTCTAATAAATACGATTTAAATAAAACTGTAGATTTAAATGCTATGATTAGTTTGTTTTTAAATTTGATAAATTTATCAAAAGTGGATACTCAGAAAAAAATTTTTTTAGACAAACTTAGCAATAAGCTTGGCATTGGTGTGGCAACTTTATTAAAAGATTATTATAGAATAAAAGAAAGATTTGCGGTTGACAATAATAAAAGAAATTTGTATGCTCATAATGATGATTCTTATGAGAGGTATCTAATAGTAGCTTTGTTGAAAAATTTTAGTTATTTTAGTATAATAAGGCGCAATATTATTGATAGTGATTTAATTGATATCAATGCCAGAAGAATTTTTATGTGCTTTGAGGGTTTGTTTGAGAATAATGAAGATTTTTCATTGATGGATTTAAAAATAAATTTAAAGGATGTCTATAAAGTTAGTGAAAATTTTTTTGAAGAAGTTTTAAATTCTGAATTTGAAGTGGATGACGAGATGCTCATTCATGTTTTGCTTGCAATTAAAAGAAGAAAATTAGATTCTCGTGTTTTGCTTTGCAAAAAAAGGTTAGATGGGGACTCTTTGGTAAATGCAAAGATTCAAATAAATGAGTTAATGTTTTTAAATATGCAGAGAAAAAATTTAAAAATCTATACATACGATGTTCCAGGGAGTTAAGTTTTGTCGGATTTGGAAAAGAAATATTCGAAGCTGATAGAGGGTATTGTTGCTCATTTGGGAGATAGAAAATCTCTTAGTTTTAGTGAATTATCAAGTTTGCTTCCCGATGACATATTAGAACCAGAAGTCCTTGATTGTATTTGCTCAATGCTTGAGGATAGAGAAATAAGATTGGTTAATAGAATTTCGGAATTAGATTTGGTTGTTAGCGAAGATGGAAATGATGAAGATGAGGAGTTGGAGATTGAATCTGATAGAAATTTTATGATTTTAGATGATGGTTTTCAAAGTGATGAGGGGGGAGATATTGATATTGATGGCAAGTTGGATGATTGTGATGAAGAAGATATTTCTGTTAAGGATGATTTGGGTTCAGGATATATTAAAAGCAATGTTTTAAAAGACAGTCACTCAGAAGATCCGATAAAACTTTATTTAAAGGAAATAGGAAAAGAGTTCTTATTAACAGGAAATCAAGAAGTTGAACTTGCAAAGCAAATGGATTCTGGGGAGAGCATAATTGAGAATATTCTTAAGAATGAGGGACTTGTTATAGAAAACTATTATAATCTTGTTAATACTATTTATTCAAGAATGGAAAGAGAGGAGTTTTTTAAAAGAGAAAAAGATAAGGATAAAGAGAGCAGCCCTGATTATTATAATAAAAAAAAAAGAATTGCCTCTTTTTACAAAATTCCTTTAAAACCAATTCAAGATCGTTTAATAAGTTATGTAGATAATAAGCATAGAGTATATGACCTTGGTGGAGATATTTTCGAAAATAATTTAAAAAGCGAGAGATTATATCTAAAAGAGTTTTTGCGAGATATACCTTTATATCAAGATGAATTAAGAGTTTTTTCAGATGATTATATTGATTCTGCCAACAAAATAAAGGATTTGCAAAGACAGCAAAGAATAATTTTAAGTAGATTAAAAATTGAAAAAATAAGAGACTTGAGGGTGCTTGGAAGAGATTTAACTATTGCTGAAAAAAGAATAGAGATAGAAAAATCTCTTAAGCTTAAAGAAGATGTTATTAAAGAGCAGATTACAGAGGCTCAGCTAGCTCAAAAAGAACTTGAGAGAATTGAGATGTATTATGAATACCCAATGGACAAAATAATAAGCATGTCAGAAGAGATTGCTAAGGGTAAGCAAATGATGCAACATGCTAAAGATCAGTTGATTAAGGCTAATTTAAGGCTTGTTGTAAGCATTGCTAAAAAATATGCAAATAGAGGTCTTCATTTTTTTGATCTTGTTCAAGAAGGTAATATTGGATTAATTAAAGCTGTTGAAAAATTCGAATATAAAAGAGGTTTTAAGTTTTCAACTTATGCTACTTGGTGGATTAGGCAGGCCATAACAAGATCTATTTCTGATCAAGCTCGCACAATTAGAGTTCCTGTACATATGATTGAACAAATAAATAGGCTTAATAGAGAAACTAGATATTTAATTCAAGTTTTAGGGAAAGATCCCACAGATGAAGAGCTTTCAGACAGACTTGGGTGGGAGCTTAAAAAGGTTAAAACTGTAAAAAGTGTTTCAAGAGAGCCTGTTTCTCTTGAAACACCAATCGGAGAAGAGGAAGATTCTGTTCTTAGTGATTTTATTGAGGATAAGGCAATAAAAAATCCTGCTAATCATACATCCTTTGTAGTTTTGCAAGATCAAATAAGATCGATTCTTGGAACTCTTCCTGAAAGAGAGCAAGAAGTTGTAAAAATGAGATTTGGGCTTGAAGATGGTTATTCTTTAACTCTTGAAGAAGTTGGACTTCATTTTAATGTTACAAGAGAAAGAATTAGACAAATTGAGTCTAAGGCTTTAAGGCGACTTAAAAATCCCAAAAAAACTCAAAAATTAAAAGATTATCTTGAAGATTTAAATTGAATGTGGAGGATTGATGGAAAATAATATTGATACATTAAAAAAACTTGAAGTTATATATAAATCTAAGTTTGAGCTTGAGGAGAGACGAAAAAGCATTCCCAAGTATTTGGAGATAAAAAAAAATCAAATTGAAGAATTGTCGAAAGTTCTTATTGATTTGCAACAAAGGTTTAAGGAATATCAAAAAGAAGACTCTGCTTTAAAGTTAGATATTCAAGATATTAATTCAAGAAAGAGTAAAGCAGAAGAAAAAATTGATAGCATTAAAACACAAAGAGAATATGAAGCTCTTGAAAAAGAACTTCAGGTTATTATTGACGATGAAGTTACAATTAGAAAAAAGATGACACATGTTAATGGACTTAAAACTAAAATAGAAAAGGAAATATTAGATCTTGGTGAGAAGCACAGCAAAGAAGAAGAATCTTTTAGGTCTGAGAGCAATAGTTTTGAGTTAGAACTTTTAGAAATTGAAAAGAAACTTTTAGAAATAGAGAGTGAAGAGTTAAATTGTTCTTCTAAAATGAATGAGGATTTTTTATTTAAATTCCAAAGAATAATAAGAAATAAATCAAACGGAGTTGTACCTTTAATTAACAATGTTTGCAAAGGTTGTCACATGATACTTCCTATTGAATTTGCAAATAAAGTAAGACGTGAGCCTAACGATATTAAATTTTGTCCTTATTGTAGTAGGATACTCTATTATCAAGATAAAATTCGAATAAGTGATGAAATAATTCCTGGGAGTCTAGCAGATCTTGTTGAATAAAATTTATTAATTTGATACTTTTTATTTAAGCTGACAGTCAGCCATCACTTAGTTTTAAGTAGTTAAAGCTTAAGAGGAAAGTCCGAGCTCCAATAAGAATATAATGCTAGGTAA
The nucleotide sequence above comes from Borrelia maritima. Encoded proteins:
- the mltG gene encoding endolytic transglycosylase MltG encodes the protein MLIKIGKVFILLFFLGSILSIFIYFLNLSSLANGLVYKFDIEKGWGVKKIAKELKKQKLIKSELLLVFISYIFGSDKQFKEGRYLINGNLSTFEIYKEFLKGSSNVNIDVTIPEGYTSRRIAFKLKEFAVIDDAQDFISVINDRLFIYELGFNYDSLEGFLFPDTYKFYKGMEIKNVVRMFIDNFLNKLKSIGVVFSEYSSEELYNRVIIASIVEREYRVKEEASIMSSVFYNRIKSGMALQSCATIEYIITEELGRGHPKRIYFSDLEIDSPYNTYINKGYPPAPISNAGIISLQAAFFPKNTQYLFFVVKDSKLGTHQFSSNYSSHLLGAKDYVKNFITKD
- the rpoD gene encoding RNA polymerase sigma factor RpoD; this translates as MSDLEKKYSKLIEGIVAHLGDRKSLSFSELSSLLPDDILEPEVLDCICSMLEDREIRLVNRISELDLVVSEDGNDEDEELEIESDRNFMILDDGFQSDEGGDIDIDGKLDDCDEEDISVKDDLGSGYIKSNVLKDSHSEDPIKLYLKEIGKEFLLTGNQEVELAKQMDSGESIIENILKNEGLVIENYYNLVNTIYSRMEREEFFKREKDKDKESSPDYYNKKKRIASFYKIPLKPIQDRLISYVDNKHRVYDLGGDIFENNLKSERLYLKEFLRDIPLYQDELRVFSDDYIDSANKIKDLQRQQRIILSRLKIEKIRDLRVLGRDLTIAEKRIEIEKSLKLKEDVIKEQITEAQLAQKELERIEMYYEYPMDKIISMSEEIAKGKQMMQHAKDQLIKANLRLVVSIAKKYANRGLHFFDLVQEGNIGLIKAVEKFEYKRGFKFSTYATWWIRQAITRSISDQARTIRVPVHMIEQINRLNRETRYLIQVLGKDPTDEELSDRLGWELKKVKTVKSVSREPVSLETPIGEEEDSVLSDFIEDKAIKNPANHTSFVVLQDQIRSILGTLPEREQEVVKMRFGLEDGYSLTLEEVGLHFNVTRERIRQIESKALRRLKNPKKTQKLKDYLEDLN
- the rpmF gene encoding 50S ribosomal protein L32; translated protein: MAVPKFKPSKSRSRTRRSINMRKKVPQFQECSNCGNLGVRHRICLKCGYYRNNQYLEIGL
- a CDS encoding CCA tRNA nucleotidyltransferase, whose translation is MNLGKNNQNIIKIGKIFKKNNYEFYLVGGALRDLLLNKQPYDFDFATNATPEEIITLFPNNIKTGIKHGTISIIFNKKIFEITTYRIEKEYEKKRAPKQVEYTKNLIKDLKRRDFTINAIAMDILNFNIIDCYDGKKDLNKKIIRCIGNPNKRFEEDALRILRASRFSSTLNFNIEKNTLISMKYKKENILMISKERIKTEFHKLLEGKNIQKGIYYLKKVDFFKNFFNLEIKTKLIKKTTLLNKEKFYLKAITILTIKKPIKELKEKLILLKFSNKEIKLILFYRSIIDNNNIFNVKTLSDIRYLLSKSTKEHYKEIIDIYKALKGKKKKYLFIIKNIKRKKLLKSPLSLKDLKINGKDIQNLEQIENKNIGKILNILLNCVIENPKLNTKKYLIKKIEALKLNIFHSF
- the dnaG gene encoding DNA primase, whose translation is MEYLQTAASIKSKFDIVTIVEQYIKLVKSGSTYKGLCPFHAEKTPSFFVNPLQGYFYCFGCKKGGDVIGFLMDMEKINYNDALKILCEKFGIYYNDLKINQESEKKNKNKDIVSEIYSLNSRLINTIKFFLNKNKKALDYVLNSRAISKDVVDLFGLGYLPSNVKDDLGLYDFLVSKGYSFEILKKSGLFSKTNLKASILSQRLIFPIKDFKGNVVGFGGRDLGGRGSKYINLSETEVFKKKEILYGFYEGFAEIKSTKSVILVEGYIDVLAFFTSGIKRAVSTLGTSFSKEHLALIQRYADEIIFSFDGDDAGLSATLKAYQICLPFNINVSVVKMDFGSDPSDVLKNKGEGSLQQILNNRCDVFDYLLDVYSNKYDLNKTVDLNAMISLFLNLINLSKVDTQKKIFLDKLSNKLGIGVATLLKDYYRIKERFAVDNNKRNLYAHNDDSYERYLIVALLKNFSYFSIIRRNIIDSDLIDINARRIFMCFEGLFENNEDFSLMDLKINLKDVYKVSENFFEEVLNSEFEVDDEMLIHVLLAIKRRKLDSRVLLCKKRLDGDSLVNAKIQINELMFLNMQRKNLKIYTYDVPGS
- the acpP gene encoding acyl carrier protein gives rise to the protein MDNDEIFSKVRSIISEQLDKKEDEITIDSRFVEDLSADSLDIYELLYLLEEAFDDKIPENEANEFETVGDVVDFIKKRKG
- a CDS encoding zinc ribbon domain-containing protein, whose amino-acid sequence is MENNIDTLKKLEVIYKSKFELEERRKSIPKYLEIKKNQIEELSKVLIDLQQRFKEYQKEDSALKLDIQDINSRKSKAEEKIDSIKTQREYEALEKELQVIIDDEVTIRKKMTHVNGLKTKIEKEILDLGEKHSKEEESFRSESNSFELELLEIEKKLLEIESEELNCSSKMNEDFLFKFQRIIRNKSNGVVPLINNVCKGCHMILPIEFANKVRREPNDIKFCPYCSRILYYQDKIRISDEIIPGSLADLVE
- the coaD gene encoding pantetheine-phosphate adenylyltransferase, which encodes MKVAVFPGSFDPITWGHIDLIKRSLAIFDKVVVLVAKNKSKQYLLSDVERFSLTKDVILSLNFLNVFVDKYSGFIVDYALINSIKFIVRGIRAFNDFDIEFERYLVNNKLNFKIDTIFLPSSAEHLYVRSDFVKELMMKKDVDLSHFVPELVFNRLKSKFIDK
- the rplS gene encoding 50S ribosomal protein L19, giving the protein MGLIKKIEAQNKKNEAFVFNVGDTIKVVYKIIEGSNERLQSFEGIVISFQNKGISKTFLIRKISSGIGVEKIFPVYSPIIEKVEVLRKGKVRRAKLYYMRNRIGKAAMKIKERLNIKKVKH
- the rnc gene encoding ribonuclease III: MKKNSSDFCFDSERKAQLNEFLENLSIDFNNFDLLNTALSHSSYSNELDQKSNNNERLEFLGDSVLNLIITDHLYKTYPSKSEGELSKARSYIVSEDSLSNIAREINLGSYILLGRGEESNDGRNKKGILADAIEAFVGAIYLDSGFSAATEFVVGLFDMSIRLMFNRGDFKDYKSLLQEYVQKKYKISPSYKLDKEVGPDHDKVFCVELYVGEKFVSNGKGKSKKEAEMRAAEVALKTMENIKL